One Microbacterium esteraromaticum genomic window carries:
- a CDS encoding TnsA-like heteromeric transposase endonuclease subunit, protein MDLTQQWPVPPTTKANRTRARVEYRLDGVQLELDAVDCDSVPFERGDPVRNFPSWRLKRHYDGYHWMGALGASVGFESLTERGCLIELDRTPGVVAIASQPMWIRWTTPDGPREHCPDYFVRLDDGHAVLMDVKPATQIKDDVRRQFDMTAVFAAERGWRYVVYDAESVVREANLRFLGPFRDWASSEELPMLPEDGLPLAEVAALLGVGSEGFAHCYAHLWSGALEADLDQALNVRTIVWQRSV, encoded by the coding sequence ATGGACCTGACTCAGCAGTGGCCTGTTCCTCCCACCACTAAAGCCAACCGGACGCGAGCTCGCGTTGAGTACCGTCTCGATGGCGTGCAACTAGAGCTCGACGCCGTCGACTGCGACAGCGTGCCCTTCGAACGAGGCGATCCCGTTCGGAACTTTCCCAGTTGGCGGCTCAAGCGTCATTACGACGGCTACCACTGGATGGGTGCGCTTGGCGCGTCTGTCGGATTCGAGTCGCTGACGGAGCGGGGCTGCCTCATCGAATTGGACCGCACCCCGGGCGTGGTTGCGATCGCCAGCCAGCCCATGTGGATCCGATGGACCACACCCGACGGCCCGCGCGAGCACTGCCCGGACTACTTCGTGCGTCTGGACGACGGGCACGCCGTGCTGATGGACGTCAAGCCGGCGACTCAGATCAAGGACGACGTCAGAAGACAGTTCGACATGACAGCGGTGTTCGCCGCTGAGCGCGGCTGGCGGTATGTCGTCTATGACGCGGAATCGGTAGTCCGCGAGGCCAACCTCCGATTCCTGGGCCCGTTTCGAGACTGGGCGAGCAGCGAAGAACTGCCAATGCTCCCAGAAGATGGGCTGCCCCTGGCTGAGGTAGCTGCGCTGCTCGGCGTCGGATCCGAGGGCTTCGCACACTGCTACGCGCACCTCTGGTCAGGGGCGCTCGAGGCAGATCTCGATCAAGCCCTCAACGTCAGAACGATCGTGTGGCAAAGGAGCGTGTAA
- a CDS encoding Mu transposase C-terminal domain-containing protein, producing MLRDEDGSEVEVALDELRHDATPVPSDTSGLLNLPLQVQDITPDMDAWLQSCIRIEATREEIGVGKAVEAEREWLEVRLSRTVSTRAVERRLKAFREQGTTTAGKGSPRKSTWDPRLVEAINHVLGGKSRASTVSRTTAIEQIMRRVERLHGDAVKLPSRATFFRLLEADEHGQFTFGSAKTRESLALQPDGTFGTRTALRPGELVEMDSTRIDVMLRIDDETVGRPELTILLDVATRSILAAMLRPEGTKSVDLVAVLARALVPYGRRMEGVRETRQLISTAWADDQLIDQERFERLRIAQPYVFPDTITTDRGRNYLSRHFRAACETLNISLITSAPHTPTDKPHVERAFGAINSMLLQHVKGYVGRSVEHRGRDTDTESDELLTIAQAQELLEDWIAVEWQNRPHDGLRDPLHPRIKLSPNEMCRAFRAYVPELHVPLTRDDYIALLPVDYRVLNRYGVRIDNRVYNSERLKGLWRRKSPDKARNGRWPIRVDPYNLHVVWLERDGEFIPLRWSNQVHELPMLGDVWRYARTSRSGGVADLDAERRELAMAIKAFAGQGNPAPRSNGQKRSGRERARLAAIAEDPMNFTSVKGIEDEKRPADDDNSSIETTSTEEWPNTGGFPLIGDRLDEVRRRIDE from the coding sequence ATGCTCCGAGATGAGGACGGAAGTGAGGTCGAAGTCGCTCTCGACGAGCTTCGACATGATGCAACACCGGTGCCTAGCGACACTTCAGGTCTGCTGAACCTTCCTCTGCAGGTGCAGGACATCACGCCGGACATGGATGCGTGGCTGCAATCCTGCATACGTATCGAGGCGACCCGAGAAGAGATCGGGGTCGGGAAGGCTGTTGAAGCAGAGCGCGAGTGGCTGGAGGTGCGCCTAAGTAGAACTGTCTCCACGCGCGCCGTGGAGCGTCGGCTTAAAGCGTTCCGAGAGCAGGGGACGACCACTGCAGGCAAAGGCTCCCCACGCAAGAGCACATGGGATCCACGCCTCGTCGAGGCCATCAACCACGTACTCGGAGGAAAGAGCCGCGCCTCGACTGTGAGTCGAACTACAGCGATCGAACAAATCATGAGGCGCGTCGAACGTCTCCACGGCGATGCGGTGAAGCTGCCGAGCCGAGCGACGTTCTTCCGACTTCTCGAAGCAGACGAGCACGGGCAATTCACCTTCGGTTCGGCCAAGACTCGCGAGTCGCTTGCGCTTCAACCCGACGGCACATTCGGCACTCGCACCGCACTGCGTCCCGGCGAACTGGTCGAGATGGACTCCACGCGGATTGATGTCATGTTGCGGATCGATGACGAAACCGTCGGCCGGCCCGAACTGACGATTCTCCTTGACGTCGCAACGCGCTCGATTCTTGCCGCGATGCTCCGCCCCGAAGGGACGAAGAGCGTCGACCTGGTGGCTGTCCTTGCACGGGCCCTGGTGCCCTATGGCCGGCGTATGGAAGGGGTTCGCGAGACCCGACAGCTGATTTCGACGGCATGGGCTGACGATCAACTGATCGATCAGGAGCGATTTGAGCGATTGCGTATCGCGCAGCCGTATGTGTTTCCGGACACGATCACCACCGACCGCGGACGAAACTATTTGTCGCGGCATTTCCGCGCTGCGTGTGAAACCTTGAATATCTCGCTGATCACCTCGGCGCCGCACACACCAACGGACAAACCGCACGTAGAGCGAGCGTTCGGGGCAATCAACTCAATGCTGCTGCAGCATGTGAAGGGATATGTCGGCCGCAGCGTCGAACATCGCGGGCGCGACACAGACACGGAATCCGACGAACTACTGACGATCGCACAGGCCCAGGAGCTCCTAGAGGACTGGATCGCGGTCGAGTGGCAGAATCGTCCGCATGACGGACTGCGGGACCCGTTGCATCCGCGCATCAAGTTGTCGCCGAACGAGATGTGTCGCGCGTTCCGCGCTTACGTGCCCGAACTCCACGTACCGCTGACGCGAGACGACTACATCGCGCTGCTACCTGTGGACTACCGAGTTCTGAACCGCTACGGCGTGCGCATCGATAACCGCGTCTACAACTCCGAGCGGCTCAAAGGCCTGTGGAGGCGCAAGTCTCCTGACAAAGCGCGGAACGGCCGATGGCCGATCCGCGTAGACCCCTACAATCTGCACGTCGTCTGGCTCGAGCGGGACGGCGAGTTCATCCCTCTGAGATGGTCCAATCAGGTCCATGAACTCCCGATGCTGGGTGATGTCTGGCGGTACGCTCGCACGTCGCGCTCCGGTGGTGTCGCGGATCTCGATGCTGAACGTCGCGAGCTTGCGATGGCGATCAAGGCGTTCGCCGGTCAAGGGAATCCGGCCCCTCGAAGCAACGGTCAGAAGCGAAGCGGGCGAGAGCGCGCTCGATTGGCAGCGATCGCTGAAGATCCGATGAACTTCACCAGTGTGAAGGGCATCGAGGACGAGAAACGACCTGCTGACGATGACAATTCGTCCATCGAGACCACCTCTACTGAGGAATGGCCTAACACCGGTGGCTTCCCTCTCATCGGAGACAGGCTCGACGAGGTGCGGCGGAGGATCGACGAATGA
- a CDS encoding ATP-binding protein, which translates to MGRAHERRRRDTGHPAAGPGMLPVVYVAVPAQCSAKALMHEFARFLGLPVLSRMTYGDLLEAVSNALRRCSTELVLVDDVHHLDLKYRQNVEASDMLKQLSERCGGTFVYAGIAVEGTGLLDGSRGGQIGKRFEVHVALPFPLISTAEKARWGDLLLAMESSLCLAEQRPGSILSAAPTLHALTGGEIGLLKDLLQFAALSAMDDGTEKLDSAAFERDLARRQTAATLHTSKPRRSRTPVSAA; encoded by the coding sequence ATCGGTAGAGCACACGAACGCAGGCGGCGAGACACCGGCCACCCGGCTGCGGGGCCGGGCATGCTCCCAGTCGTGTATGTCGCGGTACCCGCCCAGTGCTCAGCCAAAGCTCTGATGCATGAGTTCGCCCGATTCCTTGGTCTCCCGGTTCTCAGCAGGATGACCTACGGGGACCTGCTGGAAGCGGTCTCGAACGCCCTGCGCAGATGCTCCACCGAACTTGTCTTGGTCGATGACGTGCATCACCTCGATCTGAAGTACCGGCAGAACGTCGAGGCATCAGACATGCTCAAGCAGCTTTCCGAGCGATGTGGAGGCACGTTCGTCTACGCCGGAATCGCAGTTGAGGGGACCGGACTTCTCGACGGCTCACGTGGTGGGCAGATCGGGAAGCGATTCGAAGTGCACGTGGCCTTACCATTTCCTTTGATCTCGACCGCGGAGAAGGCTCGCTGGGGTGATCTGCTTCTCGCCATGGAGAGCTCACTGTGTCTAGCAGAGCAACGGCCAGGATCGATTCTGTCCGCGGCGCCGACACTGCACGCGCTGACGGGCGGGGAGATCGGACTGCTCAAGGACCTCTTGCAGTTCGCTGCCCTGAGCGCGATGGACGACGGAACCGAGAAGCTCGATTCGGCCGCATTTGAACGCGATCTTGCCCGCCGTCAGACGGCCGCAACGCTCCACACAAGCAAGCCGCGACGATCGCGAACGCCTGTGAGTGCGGCATGA
- a CDS encoding TniQ family protein, whose protein sequence is MTSRPGLPTSVRLYPGETAASYWARLCAANAIGEKDLWLALRREDRTLPIRVTPRSALRKIEALGGLPDGALLREAGGRACGHGGATRQVECPSCRMIPAAVALCRRCARGDQVTVARMHGPVCVRHRRWHGSGRDIPLPGRHKHLLAQRLLNGTLTLRGVPYRSPEVDAAAELLRLRNLEGGCAAELLDDEILQFPRRIALTARLTDARLANVLMSQGLGGYALAMLFDRVVAAHSLGHRAVDGIFDSLRIQGRELWIGRSAVATQGGCVLTPAARRMLPRVKAIRAHVLNHRVELRSR, encoded by the coding sequence ATGACCTCGCGTCCCGGGCTTCCGACTTCCGTTCGCCTGTATCCGGGAGAAACGGCGGCGAGCTACTGGGCGCGGCTTTGCGCCGCAAATGCAATCGGCGAAAAGGACCTCTGGTTGGCGTTGCGACGCGAGGATCGAACCCTCCCAATTCGGGTGACACCGAGAAGCGCCCTCCGGAAGATCGAGGCGTTGGGTGGGCTTCCGGATGGTGCATTGCTCCGCGAAGCCGGCGGTCGCGCCTGTGGACATGGTGGCGCCACGCGTCAAGTCGAATGCCCGAGTTGTCGCATGATTCCGGCAGCTGTGGCTCTCTGCAGACGGTGCGCCCGAGGCGATCAGGTCACAGTCGCGCGTATGCACGGTCCGGTCTGCGTGCGACACCGGAGGTGGCACGGAAGCGGCCGAGATATTCCCCTGCCGGGGAGGCACAAGCACCTGCTCGCGCAACGCCTGCTGAATGGAACTCTCACTCTTCGAGGTGTGCCGTATCGGTCACCCGAAGTTGATGCGGCCGCGGAGTTGCTGCGACTGCGAAATCTCGAAGGTGGGTGCGCAGCTGAACTTCTGGATGACGAGATTCTTCAATTTCCGCGGCGAATCGCGCTCACTGCGCGGCTCACTGACGCTCGTCTCGCGAACGTTCTGATGTCGCAGGGTCTCGGTGGGTACGCACTGGCAATGCTGTTCGATCGCGTAGTCGCCGCGCACTCTCTAGGGCATCGCGCCGTGGACGGCATCTTCGACAGCCTGAGAATTCAGGGACGGGAACTCTGGATCGGCAGGTCCGCGGTCGCGACGCAAGGCGGCTGCGTGCTTACGCCCGCTGCCAGGCGCATGCTTCCGAGGGTCAAGGCGATCAGGGCGCATGTGCTGAACCATCGTGTGGAACTGAGGTCGAGGTAG
- a CDS encoding helix-turn-helix domain-containing protein — translation MRQRNDDLEADWDAFAQRFATSLRTARHKANLSQEDVAYRAGLTRYTYQKYEKGESRPGHPANPTLRTLLALTQVLGITLTDLVPGNAPDLRSR, via the coding sequence GTGCGCCAGCGGAACGACGACTTGGAAGCAGACTGGGATGCGTTCGCGCAGCGCTTCGCCACTTCCCTTCGCACTGCTCGCCACAAAGCCAATCTGAGCCAGGAAGACGTGGCCTACCGCGCCGGGCTGACCCGGTACACGTATCAGAAGTACGAGAAGGGCGAATCACGCCCCGGCCACCCGGCTAACCCGACGTTGCGAACTCTCCTGGCTCTCACCCAGGTGCTCGGCATCACCTTGACCGATCTGGTCCCGGGGAACGCTCCCGATCTTCGAAGTCGCTGA
- a CDS encoding HAD domain-containing protein → MLDVDGTISRIHREEERTLHQNAQGWRSWMTVDDDLVDALDDLALRADVQFAWLTTWPRDQVGWLIREPLRGKLNGPYVPWQNWPKSGWRTMSLISHIRQTGPDAVVWADDRAPEDAEQRLTAMTEVPSLVVRPDKFVGLTLADVGQIDQFLDEQLVV, encoded by the coding sequence GTGCTCGACGTCGATGGCACGATCTCCAGGATCCACCGCGAGGAAGAGCGCACGCTGCACCAGAACGCACAAGGCTGGCGCTCCTGGATGACGGTCGACGATGACCTCGTGGACGCGCTTGACGATCTCGCACTGCGAGCCGACGTGCAGTTCGCGTGGTTGACGACTTGGCCGCGCGATCAGGTCGGCTGGTTGATCCGCGAGCCGTTACGCGGCAAGCTCAATGGCCCTTACGTGCCCTGGCAAAACTGGCCAAAGAGTGGATGGCGGACGATGAGCCTCATCTCGCACATCCGGCAGACGGGCCCAGATGCGGTCGTGTGGGCAGACGATCGAGCTCCCGAGGACGCTGAGCAACGGCTAACCGCGATGACGGAGGTCCCATCGCTGGTCGTCCGCCCCGACAAGTTCGTGGGCCTCACCCTTGCCGATGTTGGGCAAATTGATCAGTTCCTAGACGAGCAGCTCGTAGTCTGA
- a CDS encoding ATP-dependent DNA helicase, with amino-acid sequence MRTVDDQIRSADRAICDSIAALKGDRALMSLVVLSHLRNLVEGAAVRLHTGRADADYDYDAIQAALVAIGSAPKRVQFLHRFHKLLQESVSHYTMDGDTSERLMLKYYEYLIRLRLLLRAACKIETLNNLEDFPVNLDPSLREYHRKIAARIDAVRANPTPGGVRNRYYVHRIRPIFTKGRILYEVVFRATTDHLQKVDRIIAFTDIEMTDKYAANLTVVSEAIDVLGQTMPITIITDWEVSIRPCEFDNFARLFGVASKVSSGSSEYRVLMEYLTRTETGLLDVVALPDTRFAGLREDATRRVQKAAIFPVLERARDLISRHRPGHNMIRYLMLRMNNLILKQQYSSQTSSLLSNLNLDRGCKPFDSMPFCTSPKKHNVTFSDLVESLDTRDRVHELLARRVKNNVEQHGMLYTPDEELERFGDIDALIATFNSKLWHGHRPARDLVHDKKHVFVQEYEDDSVEIIEELQAHAKSGIGGYTEAVERWLEETPTVNVDDPVKEAALKALFASSQVALIYGAAGTGKSTMIDHIAHFFNDKRKLFLAHTNPAKNNLERRVSAQNSTFRTIASHLWNDTGTEFDVLFIDECSIVSNDDLLQVLRRTSFELLVLVGDSYQIESIKFGNWFTLAPAFLPDSSVFELTSPYRTKSAQLLKFWDAVRGIEPNIEELLAHYGYSAVLDETLFAPRNDQEIILCLNYDGLYGINNINRFLQSGNPGEATVWGVSTYKIGDPVLFGDTSRFRGVIYNNLKGTIVGIETFPGQIQFDIELDRILTAFDVARVSGLQWLGGSTVRFSVSEQGSTDEEDESNSKTVPFQVAYAVSIHKAQGLEYDSVKVVITDANEDRFSHSIFYTAVTRARERLTIFWTPETQHAVLSRLERPHQGRDLGLLRGRRGLKSIGSKKRP; translated from the coding sequence ATGAGAACAGTCGATGATCAGATCCGTAGCGCCGATCGTGCCATCTGTGACAGCATCGCTGCGCTGAAAGGCGATCGTGCACTTATGTCGCTCGTGGTTTTGTCACACCTTCGAAATCTCGTAGAGGGAGCAGCGGTTCGCCTTCACACGGGCCGTGCTGATGCTGACTACGACTACGACGCGATTCAGGCGGCGCTGGTCGCCATCGGGTCAGCGCCGAAGCGCGTTCAGTTCCTGCACCGTTTCCACAAATTGCTACAGGAGAGCGTGTCGCACTACACGATGGATGGTGACACCTCCGAGCGGCTGATGCTCAAGTACTACGAGTACCTCATCAGGCTACGCCTGCTGCTGCGGGCAGCTTGCAAGATTGAGACGCTCAATAATCTGGAGGATTTTCCGGTCAACCTCGATCCTTCACTTCGCGAGTACCACCGCAAGATCGCCGCCCGGATCGATGCCGTCCGCGCCAATCCGACACCAGGAGGTGTTCGGAACCGGTACTACGTCCATCGAATCCGGCCGATCTTCACGAAGGGGCGGATTCTCTACGAGGTAGTCTTCCGCGCGACGACTGATCACTTGCAGAAGGTCGACCGAATCATTGCCTTCACGGACATCGAGATGACGGACAAGTACGCGGCGAACCTTACCGTGGTTTCCGAAGCCATCGACGTGCTCGGCCAGACGATGCCGATCACCATCATCACGGACTGGGAGGTCTCGATTCGTCCGTGCGAGTTCGACAACTTCGCTCGGTTGTTCGGAGTGGCGTCGAAGGTATCGTCAGGGTCCAGTGAGTACCGCGTGCTTATGGAGTATTTGACTCGAACGGAGACTGGACTCCTCGATGTCGTCGCGCTTCCTGACACTAGGTTTGCGGGGCTACGAGAGGATGCCACGCGGCGCGTCCAGAAGGCGGCGATCTTTCCCGTGCTTGAGAGGGCCCGCGATCTGATTTCCCGCCATCGCCCCGGGCACAACATGATCCGCTACCTCATGCTCAGGATGAATAACCTGATCCTCAAGCAGCAGTACAGCTCTCAAACCTCTAGCCTGCTTTCGAATCTCAACCTGGATCGCGGATGCAAGCCATTCGATTCAATGCCCTTCTGCACCTCGCCGAAAAAGCACAACGTCACGTTCTCCGACCTGGTCGAAAGTCTGGACACTCGTGACCGCGTCCACGAGCTGCTTGCTCGTCGTGTAAAGAACAACGTCGAGCAGCACGGCATGCTCTACACACCCGATGAGGAGCTTGAGCGCTTCGGCGACATTGACGCTTTGATCGCGACCTTCAACAGCAAGCTCTGGCACGGGCACCGCCCGGCGCGGGACCTCGTCCACGACAAGAAGCACGTCTTCGTCCAGGAGTACGAAGACGACTCGGTCGAGATCATCGAAGAACTTCAGGCCCACGCCAAATCTGGGATCGGCGGATATACCGAGGCGGTCGAGCGATGGCTTGAGGAGACGCCGACGGTGAACGTGGATGATCCGGTGAAAGAGGCAGCGCTCAAAGCACTGTTCGCGAGTTCCCAGGTCGCCTTGATCTACGGTGCAGCCGGCACGGGAAAGTCGACGATGATCGACCACATCGCTCACTTTTTCAACGACAAGAGGAAGTTGTTCCTGGCGCACACCAATCCGGCGAAGAACAACCTTGAGCGGCGCGTCAGTGCCCAGAACTCCACGTTTCGAACGATCGCGAGCCACCTCTGGAACGACACCGGCACCGAATTTGACGTGCTGTTCATTGACGAGTGCAGCATCGTCAGCAACGACGATCTCCTCCAGGTGCTACGGCGGACGTCGTTCGAACTACTTGTTCTTGTCGGGGACAGTTACCAGATCGAATCAATAAAATTCGGCAACTGGTTCACGTTGGCTCCGGCGTTCCTGCCGGACTCCTCGGTGTTCGAGCTCACCAGCCCCTACCGCACGAAGAGCGCCCAGCTACTGAAGTTCTGGGATGCCGTGCGCGGCATCGAGCCGAACATCGAAGAGTTGCTGGCTCACTACGGCTACTCAGCCGTGCTCGACGAGACCCTCTTCGCACCGCGCAATGACCAAGAGATCATCCTGTGCCTCAACTACGACGGCCTATACGGCATCAACAACATCAACCGGTTCCTCCAGAGCGGCAATCCTGGCGAAGCGACCGTTTGGGGCGTCTCAACGTACAAGATCGGCGACCCCGTCTTATTCGGGGACACCTCGCGATTCAGAGGAGTCATCTACAACAACCTCAAAGGAACGATTGTTGGAATCGAAACCTTCCCCGGTCAGATCCAGTTTGACATCGAGTTAGATCGGATACTCACGGCATTTGATGTCGCGCGAGTCTCCGGATTGCAGTGGCTCGGCGGCTCGACGGTCCGTTTCTCCGTTTCGGAGCAGGGGAGTACCGACGAGGAGGACGAGTCCAATAGCAAGACGGTTCCGTTCCAAGTCGCCTACGCGGTTTCCATCCACAAGGCGCAAGGTCTCGAGTACGATTCCGTGAAGGTTGTGATCACCGACGCCAACGAGGACCGCTTCTCACACAGCATCTTCTACACGGCGGTTACCCGAGCTCGAGAGCGCCTCACGATCTTTTGGACGCCAGAGACCCAACACGCTGTGTTGAGCCGGCTCGAACGACCGCACCAAGGACGGGACCTCGGTCTACTCCGTGGACGCCGCGGGCTCAAGTCGATTGGGTCGAAGAAGCGTCCCTAG
- a CDS encoding NACHT domain-containing protein produces MAQDYPLEELSPRAFEQMTIAVCEEVFGPGLEAFGAGPDGGREATFRGLIRWGTEPDDPNVWDGYTVIQAKQREHHSVDPANNLSWLLKQIDAELEKWLDMSSTRASVPDHLLFVTNARISSAPGAGIDRLTAHLAKWLDNPASGDPRVTLRKRGLRQIRVWHRDKVNSLLTAHGSVRNGFRALLTVGDLLERLTQISDTLRPDELHPFLHTHAGAALSAERWVHFQEAGGSDRESVEQIVIDLKTTDEDATESTVLSEIFTRSSAVLKPMMADRVERPHVVITGRAGSGKSTITKFVTQAFRSQFAAEESLPPTARHVREATEAAFRGLGTDGPTGRRWPVLIRLTDFAAAIGPSGDLMLLRFLADTISRRADIDIKPNVLKRWLTSWPSIIILDGLDEVTALEVRPRVLDAITYFVEDLENSNADLLCIVTTRPSSDAERFMPERFRQLNLTSLDRETAERYGRMVTQRRLADDPDRRDPLLASLERQFSLSTMQRLMKTPLQVLIMTIILERVGTLPSDRYQLYSQYFDTMYTREAGKPTTLAPLLASQNHAIIYLHETVGRVLHIKAETSGGEKSVMPRGQMRELLDARLTELEHDTDRLRTQIGDRIMQAATERLVLLVPAEDDGFAFEVRSLQELMAARSLVKTNDANLRTRLIALAPSPHWRATWVFMAGYVFSNGTDEQREMIVHIVENVDIGETWPGWLSPIGPELAAALLDDGLATQTPKWLRRLVQVALRALTGPAPRNMQAFADGLTAAASADSTTRSLIRNTLIQALSGTPRASHTARFLLAMTKLDAGISQAALRDATEPILSRTSETFDCLGTVLEDHISSLPEPGDAVVALRPLLDALNFYHAPPFGSGEVGVTLVHNDTVTDNSTAQLIDDPHTAALLEVLIASLPLESWRVPHGVSVIYERGAGRRPVSDQLD; encoded by the coding sequence ATGGCCCAGGACTACCCGCTCGAGGAACTCAGTCCGCGCGCTTTCGAACAAATGACGATCGCCGTGTGTGAGGAGGTGTTCGGTCCAGGGCTTGAAGCCTTCGGGGCGGGGCCGGACGGGGGGCGCGAGGCCACCTTCCGTGGGCTCATTCGGTGGGGCACCGAGCCTGACGATCCGAACGTGTGGGATGGGTACACGGTGATCCAAGCGAAACAGCGCGAGCATCACTCCGTCGATCCCGCTAACAACCTCTCTTGGCTTCTCAAGCAGATCGACGCGGAACTCGAGAAATGGCTGGACATGTCCAGCACCCGGGCTTCAGTCCCGGACCACCTCCTTTTCGTCACGAACGCCCGCATCTCGAGTGCGCCGGGCGCCGGCATCGACCGCCTCACCGCGCACCTTGCCAAATGGTTGGACAACCCCGCGTCCGGCGACCCGAGAGTCACCCTGCGAAAGCGCGGCCTTCGACAGATCCGGGTGTGGCACCGAGACAAAGTCAACTCTCTTCTCACCGCGCACGGATCCGTGCGCAACGGGTTCAGGGCTCTCCTCACCGTGGGTGACCTGCTCGAACGCCTCACTCAGATTTCCGACACCTTGAGGCCCGACGAGCTGCATCCCTTCTTACACACCCACGCGGGAGCGGCGCTGTCCGCCGAACGCTGGGTCCATTTTCAAGAAGCTGGCGGCAGCGACCGCGAGTCCGTCGAGCAGATCGTCATCGACCTGAAAACTACCGACGAAGACGCAACGGAGTCTACGGTCCTCTCCGAGATCTTCACCCGGTCAAGCGCTGTGCTGAAACCCATGATGGCCGATCGGGTGGAGCGCCCCCACGTCGTCATAACCGGACGAGCAGGAAGCGGCAAGAGCACCATCACGAAATTCGTCACGCAGGCATTTCGCTCACAATTTGCGGCAGAAGAGTCTCTGCCACCCACCGCTCGGCACGTCCGCGAAGCAACCGAGGCAGCATTCCGCGGCCTCGGGACGGATGGTCCTACCGGGCGGCGATGGCCCGTGCTCATCAGGCTCACGGATTTCGCTGCGGCCATCGGGCCGAGCGGCGACCTCATGCTGCTCCGATTCCTCGCCGACACGATCTCGCGCCGGGCCGACATCGACATCAAACCGAACGTCCTCAAACGGTGGCTCACCTCCTGGCCGTCGATCATCATCCTCGACGGGCTCGATGAAGTGACCGCGCTCGAGGTCCGCCCACGAGTGCTCGACGCGATCACCTACTTTGTGGAAGACCTCGAGAACAGCAACGCCGACCTCCTCTGCATCGTCACCACCCGCCCCTCCAGCGACGCGGAACGATTCATGCCCGAACGATTCCGTCAACTTAACCTCACCTCCCTCGATCGGGAAACAGCAGAACGCTACGGGCGCATGGTCACTCAACGGCGCCTCGCCGACGATCCGGACCGCCGAGACCCACTCCTCGCGTCCCTGGAACGTCAGTTCTCACTGAGCACGATGCAACGCCTCATGAAGACTCCGCTCCAGGTACTGATCATGACGATCATCCTGGAGCGAGTCGGAACACTGCCCTCGGACCGCTACCAGCTCTACTCCCAGTACTTCGACACGATGTACACGCGCGAAGCAGGAAAACCCACCACCCTGGCACCCCTCCTCGCGTCACAGAATCACGCCATCATCTATCTGCACGAAACGGTCGGCCGGGTCCTCCACATCAAGGCGGAAACTTCCGGAGGCGAAAAATCGGTGATGCCCCGCGGGCAGATGCGCGAGCTTCTCGACGCCCGACTCACCGAACTCGAACACGACACAGACCGCCTCCGAACCCAGATCGGGGACCGGATCATGCAAGCCGCAACCGAACGGCTCGTCCTCCTCGTGCCCGCCGAAGACGACGGGTTCGCCTTCGAAGTCCGCAGCCTTCAAGAACTCATGGCTGCTCGGTCACTCGTGAAAACCAACGACGCCAACCTTCGCACGCGGCTCATCGCCCTCGCCCCCAGCCCGCACTGGCGCGCAACCTGGGTGTTCATGGCCGGATACGTATTCTCCAACGGCACCGACGAACAACGAGAAATGATCGTCCACATCGTGGAGAACGTCGACATCGGCGAGACGTGGCCCGGCTGGTTGAGCCCGATCGGCCCCGAACTCGCCGCTGCCCTCCTCGACGATGGCCTCGCCACCCAGACACCTAAATGGCTGCGCCGACTCGTCCAAGTCGCCCTCCGAGCATTGACCGGCCCGGCACCACGCAACATGCAGGCGTTCGCGGACGGCCTCACCGCAGCAGCCAGCGCCGATTCCACCACACGAAGCCTCATTCGCAACACACTCATCCAGGCCCTATCCGGGACTCCACGAGCAAGTCACACCGCCCGGTTCCTCCTCGCGATGACCAAGCTCGACGCAGGGATCAGTCAGGCAGCGCTCCGGGACGCCACAGAACCGATCTTGTCGAGAACCTCCGAGACCTTCGACTGCCTCGGCACCGTCCTCGAAGACCACATCTCGTCGCTGCCAGAACCCGGCGACGCGGTCGTGGCCCTCAGACCCCTCCTCGATGCTTTGAACTTCTACCACGCACCACCGTTCGGCAGCGGCGAGGTCGGCGTGACCCTCGTGCACAACGACACCGTCACCGACAATTCGACCGCGCAACTGATCGACGACCCACACACCGCCGCACTCCTCGAAGTCCTCATCGCCTCTCTCCCCCTCGAGAGCTGGCGCGTCCCGCACGGGGTGTCTGTCATCTACGAACGCGGCGCCGGCCGCCGCCCCGTCTCCGACCAACTCGACTGA